In one Desulfosporosinus sp. Sb-LF genomic region, the following are encoded:
- a CDS encoding bifunctional oligoribonuclease/PAP phosphatase NrnA has translation MNDNTTGEKIIEVLRKAPKVALFSHVSPDGDCIGSMLAIGLALEKMEKEVTYYNPNSVPSYLTFLPGASRITQAIPNPQPETLMFIDCTDLQRVNLTMSDILEDSTVLNLDHHVSNQFFGHFNWVDAQASACGELALILIKQLGVEIDMDMAINLYTAIVTDTGCFQYSNTTSQTHRLSAELLDKGLDLASIHHNIYDQKSLAQIKLLQCALSGMEIHAEGQLAIMTLSLDEFDKCGAEQELSEGLVNHARSIAGVEVAVLLKEVGPQEIKGGLRSNLWFNVNEIAAQFGGGGHKRAAGCTLRIPMAEAKQSMITVIEEALKIGRNH, from the coding sequence ATGAATGATAACACTACCGGGGAAAAGATAATTGAAGTGTTAAGAAAAGCGCCAAAAGTGGCGCTTTTCTCCCATGTATCACCTGATGGAGATTGTATCGGGTCCATGCTGGCGATTGGTCTTGCGTTAGAAAAGATGGAAAAAGAAGTGACGTATTATAATCCCAATTCAGTGCCAAGTTATTTAACGTTTTTACCAGGTGCGTCTCGAATAACGCAGGCTATTCCTAACCCCCAGCCAGAAACTCTAATGTTCATAGACTGTACTGATCTTCAACGAGTTAATCTTACGATGTCAGATATTCTTGAAGATAGCACAGTGCTAAACTTGGATCATCATGTCTCAAATCAGTTCTTTGGTCACTTCAACTGGGTTGATGCCCAAGCTAGTGCTTGTGGAGAACTTGCATTGATTCTCATTAAGCAGCTAGGCGTGGAGATAGATATGGATATGGCCATCAACCTTTATACTGCAATAGTAACGGATACTGGCTGCTTTCAATATAGTAATACGACCTCGCAAACCCATCGATTGTCAGCAGAATTATTGGACAAAGGGCTTGATTTAGCGAGCATTCATCATAACATCTATGATCAGAAATCCCTTGCGCAGATTAAGTTGCTGCAATGTGCACTGAGCGGAATGGAAATCCATGCAGAGGGCCAGCTGGCAATCATGACCTTGAGTTTGGACGAGTTCGATAAATGTGGTGCAGAGCAGGAGTTGAGTGAAGGACTAGTTAATCACGCACGAAGTATAGCGGGTGTTGAGGTGGCAGTGTTACTGAAAGAGGTGGGGCCTCAAGAGATTAAGGGCGGGCTTCGGTCTAACCTCTGGTTTAATGTCAATGAAATTGCTGCCCAGTTCGGTGGCGGAGGGCACAAACGTGCTGCGGGATGTACTCTTAGAATTCCCATGGCCGAGGCAAAACAAAGCATGATTACGGTAATTGAGGAGGCGTTAAAGATTGGAAGGAATCATTAA
- the rbfA gene encoding 30S ribosome-binding factor RbfA gives MTKHRPNRLAETLKEEISQLIRVELKDPRIGFVTLTSVEVADDLAHARVYVSVLGTEEEGKASLDALNRAAGFVRSEIGKRIRLRHVPAIVFKYDPSIEHGAHIAKLLRNVGISEDTGREDSHE, from the coding sequence ATGACAAAACATCGACCCAATCGTTTGGCAGAAACGCTCAAAGAGGAAATTTCTCAACTTATCCGTGTCGAGTTAAAAGACCCACGGATTGGCTTTGTAACTTTGACAAGTGTGGAGGTTGCCGATGATCTAGCACATGCGAGAGTATATGTTAGCGTCTTGGGCACTGAGGAAGAAGGAAAAGCATCCTTAGATGCTTTGAATCGTGCAGCGGGGTTTGTACGAAGTGAAATCGGTAAGCGTATACGACTTCGACATGTCCCAGCGATTGTTTTCAAATATGATCCTTCCATAGAACATGGTGCACACATTGCTAAGTTGTTACGGAATGTAGGAATATCCGAAGATACGGGTAGGGAAGATTCGCATGAATGA
- the rpsO gene encoding 30S ribosomal protein S15: protein MMTTERKQEIILKHAQHEGDTGSPEVQIALLTERITYLTEHFKTHKKDHHSRRGLLKMVGSRRALLTYLKNVDFDRYRNIIAVLGLRK, encoded by the coding sequence ATGATGACAACCGAAAGAAAACAAGAAATTATTTTAAAGCATGCCCAACACGAAGGGGACACGGGTTCTCCGGAAGTACAAATTGCACTTCTCACTGAACGGATTACTTATTTAACAGAACACTTTAAGACTCATAAGAAAGACCACCATTCCCGTCGTGGACTCTTAAAAATGGTCGGTTCAAGACGCGCATTGTTGACCTATTTGAAAAATGTTGACTTTGATCGTTATCGTAATATTATTGCGGTACTTGGTCTGCGGAAATAA
- the truB gene encoding tRNA pseudouridine(55) synthase TruB, whose amino-acid sequence MEGIINVLKPPGMTSSDVVVWMRKALNLKKIGHTGTLDPGVAGVLPLCVGKGTRLAEYITEQGKSYLAEITFGITTDTQDAFGKVSQVSLPELRQSDLERVIPEFLGKISQIPPMYSAVRKEGKHLYEYARQGLSIERAPREVSIYKLKLKKWYEGEYPRAILDIECSKGTYIRTLCHDLGQALGCGANMSYLLRVRSGPFKIQESWTLEEIEKQVRESSYPFLLPLTAGIDLPRVSLSAARAKAFRNGLSTRRELVKVSAEGNEPYVQVIEDGELIGIGVWREECLFPHKVFG is encoded by the coding sequence TTGGAAGGAATCATTAACGTCCTTAAGCCGCCAGGGATGACCTCCTCAGATGTCGTTGTCTGGATGCGAAAGGCATTAAACCTAAAAAAGATTGGCCACACAGGAACTCTTGATCCTGGGGTGGCTGGAGTGCTACCTCTTTGTGTGGGTAAGGGAACACGCTTAGCAGAATACATAACAGAGCAAGGAAAATCTTATCTTGCCGAGATTACATTTGGGATTACGACAGATACTCAGGATGCCTTTGGGAAAGTAAGCCAAGTGAGTTTACCGGAATTGAGACAAAGTGACTTAGAGCGCGTAATACCAGAGTTCTTGGGTAAAATTTCTCAAATTCCCCCAATGTATTCGGCGGTTCGTAAAGAAGGTAAACATCTTTACGAATATGCTCGGCAAGGTTTATCGATTGAGAGAGCCCCTCGTGAAGTGTCTATTTATAAATTAAAGCTGAAAAAATGGTACGAAGGGGAGTACCCCCGGGCGATCTTGGATATTGAGTGCTCAAAAGGTACATATATTCGGACTCTATGTCATGACCTAGGGCAGGCCTTGGGTTGTGGAGCGAATATGTCCTATTTATTGCGCGTTCGTTCTGGCCCGTTCAAGATTCAGGAGAGTTGGACACTTGAGGAGATCGAAAAGCAAGTACGTGAGTCAAGCTATCCTTTCTTACTGCCGCTCACTGCCGGAATAGATCTGCCTCGTGTATCGTTATCTGCAGCTCGCGCAAAGGCATTTAGGAATGGTTTGTCAACAAGGCGAGAATTAGTCAAGGTATCTGCCGAAGGAAATGAACCCTATGTACAGGTGATTGAGGATGGAGAATTAATCGGTATTGGGGTCTGGCGTGAAGAATGTTTATTTCCACATAAGGTTTTTGGATGA
- the infB gene encoding translation initiation factor IF-2 codes for MSIRVHELAKELNFSSKEVMTRLVAIGTDVKNHLSMVDQKDADRIRNQLKGKEINLDHSEHKNTEELKPNISGSVQEGQPQGPRPENEQPQGPRPGNQEQPQGPRPGNQEQPQGPRPGNQEQPQGPRPGYQGQPQGPRPGYQGQPQGPRPGYQGQPQGPRPGYQGQPQGPRPGYQGQPQGPRPGYQGQPQGPRPGYQGQPQGPRPGYQGQPQGPRPGYQGQPQGPRPGYQGQPQGPRPGFQGQPQGPRPGYQGQPQGPRPGFQGQPQGPRPGFQGQPQGPRPGYQGQPQGPRPGFQGQPQGPRPGYQGQSQGPRPGFQGQPQGPRPGYQGQSQGPRPGYQGQSQGPRPGYQGQSQGPRPGYQGQSQGPRPGMAPRAGASAPTSPTITEQAKRQAPASKKAQDKAYERKREVEKERVNAIRSPHKRFQKHPKKEVRDTTPKHIVIQGTISVQDLASKMSRKAGELIKHLMNLGVMATINQELDTETATILAGEMGVTVEVKEEKSMAVIIDEVDAPEDLVFRPPVVTVMGHVDHGKTSLLDAIRTTHVTASEAGGITQHIGAYQVEINGQKITFLDTPGHEAFTAMRARGAQVTDIAVLVVAADDGIMPQTIEAINHAKAAEVPIIVAINKIDRENASPEKVKQELTEHGLVVEEWGGETIAVPVSAKTKVNIEQLLEMILLVAEVKDLKANPNRPAVGAVIEAELDKGKGPIATVLVSKGTLNIGDVAVAGCAFGRIKAMVDDKGRRVKKAGPSMPVEVQGLSEVPEAGETFYVVADEKLARHITSARIAMRKVEESKQTVVKVSLEDLFDKIKEGEIKELNIIIKADVQGSVEALRQSLLRLSTSEVRVNPIHGGVGAINKNDIMLASASNAIIIGFNVRPDTHTKATAELEGVDLRLYRVIYDAIEDVKAAMTGLLDPTFKEVVLGKVEVRQVFKVPKAGTVAGCMVTEGKIARSAKVRVIRDGIVIHDGVMESLRRFKDDVKEVAEGYECGLGIEKFNDVKEGDIIEAFIMEEVKRTL; via the coding sequence ATGAGTATTCGCGTTCATGAACTAGCAAAAGAATTGAATTTTAGTAGTAAAGAAGTGATGACTAGACTCGTGGCTATTGGAACAGATGTTAAAAATCATTTAAGTATGGTTGATCAAAAGGATGCGGATCGTATACGAAATCAACTGAAAGGAAAGGAGATAAATTTGGATCATTCTGAACACAAAAATACTGAGGAACTAAAACCAAATATTTCTGGGTCTGTGCAGGAGGGGCAACCGCAAGGACCACGTCCGGAAAACGAACAGCCGCAAGGACCACGTCCAGGAAACCAAGAACAGCCGCAAGGACCACGTCCAGGAAACCAAGAACAGCCGCAAGGACCACGTCCAGGAAACCAAGAACAACCACAAGGCCCACGTCCGGGATATCAAGGACAGCCACAAGGCCCACGTCCGGGATATCAAGGACAACCGCAAGGCCCACGTCCGGGATATCAAGGACAACCACAAGGCCCACGTCCGGGATATCAAGGACAACCACAAGGCCCACGTCCGGGATATCAAGGACAGCCACAAGGCCCACGTCCGGGATATCAAGGACAGCCACAAGGCCCACGTCCGGGATATCAAGGACAGCCACAAGGCCCACGTCCGGGATATCAAGGACAACCACAAGGCCCACGTCCGGGATATCAAGGACAGCCACAAGGCCCACGTCCGGGATATCAAGGACAACCACAAGGCCCACGCCCGGGATTCCAAGGACAACCGCAAGGTCCACGTCCGGGATATCAAGGACAACCACAAGGCCCACGCCCGGGATTCCAAGGACAACCACAAGGCCCACGCCCGGGATTCCAAGGACAACCGCAAGGTCCACGTCCAGGATATCAAGGACAGCCGCAAGGCCCACGTCCAGGATTCCAGGGACAACCGCAAGGCCCACGTCCAGGATATCAAGGACAATCACAAGGACCACGTCCAGGATTCCAGGGACAACCGCAAGGTCCACGCCCGGGATATCAAGGACAATCACAAGGACCGCGTCCGGGATATCAAGGACAATCACAAGGACCACGTCCGGGATATCAAGGACAGTCACAAGGTCCACGTCCAGGATATCAAGGACAATCACAAGGACCACGTCCAGGAATGGCTCCTCGTGCTGGTGCAAGCGCCCCGACGAGTCCAACCATTACAGAACAAGCCAAGAGGCAGGCGCCGGCTAGTAAAAAAGCCCAAGACAAAGCCTATGAACGGAAACGTGAAGTAGAAAAAGAAAGAGTAAATGCGATACGTTCACCGCATAAACGTTTTCAAAAGCATCCTAAAAAAGAAGTGCGGGATACGACTCCGAAACATATCGTGATTCAGGGGACAATTTCGGTACAAGATTTAGCTTCCAAAATGAGTCGTAAGGCTGGAGAGTTGATTAAACATCTTATGAACCTCGGAGTCATGGCGACCATTAATCAGGAGTTGGACACTGAAACTGCTACAATCCTGGCTGGTGAAATGGGTGTCACAGTTGAGGTAAAAGAAGAGAAATCAATGGCTGTTATTATAGATGAAGTAGATGCGCCGGAAGACCTCGTTTTCCGCCCACCCGTTGTAACGGTGATGGGACACGTAGACCATGGTAAAACGTCCCTCTTAGATGCAATTCGTACGACGCATGTGACGGCTTCCGAAGCTGGTGGGATTACGCAACATATTGGGGCGTACCAGGTTGAAATTAACGGACAGAAGATTACGTTCTTAGATACACCGGGTCATGAGGCCTTCACAGCAATGCGTGCTCGTGGTGCGCAAGTTACAGATATCGCTGTTTTGGTAGTGGCCGCTGATGATGGAATTATGCCACAGACTATTGAGGCTATTAATCATGCCAAAGCGGCTGAGGTTCCAATCATTGTGGCTATTAACAAAATAGATAGAGAAAATGCATCTCCCGAAAAAGTAAAACAAGAACTAACAGAACATGGTCTTGTTGTGGAAGAATGGGGTGGAGAGACCATTGCTGTCCCAGTATCCGCAAAAACCAAAGTCAACATCGAGCAGCTTCTTGAAATGATCCTACTTGTAGCAGAAGTTAAAGATTTAAAGGCAAATCCAAATCGTCCAGCAGTTGGAGCCGTTATTGAAGCAGAATTGGATAAAGGTAAGGGACCGATCGCTACCGTTCTTGTTTCTAAGGGTACTTTAAATATAGGAGATGTTGCTGTAGCCGGCTGTGCATTTGGTCGGATCAAGGCCATGGTGGATGATAAAGGGCGACGCGTTAAAAAAGCAGGCCCATCCATGCCAGTTGAAGTTCAGGGCTTGTCCGAAGTACCTGAGGCTGGAGAGACGTTCTATGTTGTTGCGGATGAAAAATTGGCTCGACATATTACTTCTGCACGTATTGCTATGCGTAAAGTGGAAGAATCCAAACAAACCGTTGTGAAGGTTAGCCTAGAAGATCTTTTTGATAAGATCAAAGAGGGCGAAATAAAAGAATTAAACATCATTATTAAAGCTGATGTACAGGGGTCAGTCGAAGCGTTACGGCAGTCACTTCTTCGACTTTCAACGAGCGAGGTTCGCGTCAATCCAATTCACGGCGGTGTCGGGGCGATTAATAAGAACGATATCATGCTGGCGTCAGCTTCAAATGCTATTATTATAGGTTTCAATGTTCGGCCCGACACTCACACGAAGGCGACAGCTGAACTTGAGGGTGTAGATTTGCGTCTTTATCGAGTTATCTATGATGCCATTGAAGATGTCAAAGCAGCTATGACGGGTTTACTTGATCCTACATTTAAAGAAGTAGTATTGGGTAAAGTAGAAGTACGTCAGGTCTTTAAAGTACCGAAGGCAGGAACTGTTGCTGGATGTATGGTGACAGAAGGAAAGATTGCTCGGTCTGCTAAAGTACGAGTCATTCGGGATGGAATTGTGATTCATGATGGTGTTATGGAATCACTACGACGTTTTAAGGATGATGTTAAAGAGGTTGCCGAAGGTTATGAATGCGGACTTGGCATTGAGAAATTCAATGATGTTAAAGAAGGGGATATCATTGAAGCGTTTATCATGGAAGAAGTCAAACGCACACTCTAG
- a CDS encoding bifunctional riboflavin kinase/FAD synthetase, with translation MQVRTSLPMEGKEPCVLALGNFDGVHQGHRRLLEHGLEQAVRLGVGLDVLIFEPHPLKVLFPERGVKLLSAIQDRLRYLEEMGVHTVYLLPFTMEMANTSPERFVETILLPLGVIHVVVGFNYSFGAHGKGNPELIQILGQKLGFGVSVLQAQMLGGQVISSSSIRKALLQGDIRLASSLLGRPPCLRGTVVHGEERGRQLGYPTANILPAEDILIPKRGVYAVWAELDGRQVPGMMNIGMKPTFHDLYGTSVEVHFFDFKKDLYDREILVHIEERLRDERKFNGIDELLIQLKKDREKADYVLTKILLQHTTLQKHD, from the coding sequence GTGCAAGTTCGAACAAGTCTGCCTATGGAAGGCAAAGAACCCTGTGTCTTAGCGTTAGGTAATTTTGATGGAGTACATCAGGGACACCGTCGTTTGCTTGAGCATGGATTAGAACAAGCGGTACGTTTGGGTGTGGGGCTTGATGTTTTGATCTTTGAGCCTCATCCATTAAAAGTATTATTTCCTGAACGGGGAGTAAAGTTGCTGTCCGCTATTCAAGATCGATTGCGATATTTAGAAGAGATGGGTGTTCATACAGTTTATCTTTTACCATTTACTATGGAAATGGCGAATACTTCACCAGAACGGTTTGTTGAGACGATACTTCTACCCCTTGGAGTAATTCATGTTGTGGTTGGTTTTAACTACTCATTTGGTGCCCATGGTAAAGGAAACCCTGAGTTGATCCAGATCTTAGGGCAGAAGCTTGGTTTTGGAGTGAGTGTTCTCCAGGCCCAAATGCTGGGTGGTCAGGTGATTTCCTCAAGTAGTATTCGTAAGGCCTTACTTCAAGGGGATATTAGATTAGCTAGCTCTCTACTTGGGCGCCCACCTTGTCTTCGAGGAACAGTGGTACATGGGGAGGAACGAGGACGTCAGCTTGGTTATCCGACGGCCAACATACTTCCAGCAGAAGACATACTCATTCCGAAGCGAGGAGTATATGCGGTTTGGGCCGAGTTGGATGGTAGACAAGTGCCAGGGATGATGAACATTGGCATGAAGCCAACCTTTCACGATTTGTATGGCACCTCGGTGGAGGTCCATTTCTTTGATTTTAAGAAAGATCTGTACGATAGAGAGATTTTGGTACACATAGAAGAACGTTTGCGCGATGAACGGAAATTTAATGGAATAGACGAACTTTTGATCCAACTTAAAAAAGATCGAGAAAAGGCTGATTATGTCTTGACAAAGATCCTTTTACAGCATACAACTTTACAAAAACATGATTAA